One Frankiales bacterium genomic window, GCGGCCGGTCCCTGCACTCGGGAGGAGCCGTGAGCCGCGTCGCCGCGATCGACTGCGGCACGAACTCCCTGCGCCTGCTGGTGGCCGACGTCGACGCCGGCACGCTGACGGACCGCCACCGCCAGATGGAGATCGTGCGGCTCGGGCAGGACGTCGACCGCACGGGACGCTTCGCGCCGGAGGCGCTGGCCCGCACCTTCGCCGTGTGCGACCGCTACGGCGAGCTGGTGCGCGAGCTCGGCGCGGAGCGGGTGCGGTTCGTGGCCACGTCGGCGTCGCGCGACGTGCAGAACCGCGACGAGTTCGTCGCCGGTGTGCTCGCGCGGATCGGCGTCGAGCCCGAGGTGGTGAGCGGCGACCAGGAGGCGCACCTGTCGTTCACCGGGGCCACCCGCGGCCTCCAGGGCGCGCAGCCGCCCTACCTCGTCGTCGACATCGGGGGCGGCTCCACCGAGTTCGTGCTCGGCGAGGCCGAGCCCCTCGCGGCGCGCAGCGTCGACATCGGCTGCGTGCGGCTCACCGAGCGCCACTTCCACTCGGACCCGCCCTCCGCCGACGAGGTGGCTGCGCTCCTGGCCGACGTCGATGCGGCGATATCCCATGCGGCACAGACGGTCCCGATGGATCAGGCCCACACGCTGGTGGGCCTCGCCGGCTCGGTCACGACGATGACCGCGGTGGCGCTCGGGCTCGAGGAGTACGACGCGTCCCGCGTGCACGGCACGCGGCTCTCGGCCGCCGAGGTGGCCGATGTGTCCGACCGGCTGCTGGCGATGGGGCACGACGAGCGCGCGGCGATCCGCGTGATCCACCCGGGCCGCGTCGACGTGCTCAACGCCGGCGTCCTCGTGCTGCGGCGGATCATGGAGCGCACGGGCCTCGCCGAGGTGCTGGTGAGCGAGCACGACATCCTCGACGGCATCGCCTGGAGCCTCGCCTGACGCACGTCTGGCGGC contains:
- a CDS encoding exopolyphosphatase; this translates as MSRVAAIDCGTNSLRLLVADVDAGTLTDRHRQMEIVRLGQDVDRTGRFAPEALARTFAVCDRYGELVRELGAERVRFVATSASRDVQNRDEFVAGVLARIGVEPEVVSGDQEAHLSFTGATRGLQGAQPPYLVVDIGGGSTEFVLGEAEPLAARSVDIGCVRLTERHFHSDPPSADEVAALLADVDAAISHAAQTVPMDQAHTLVGLAGSVTTMTAVALGLEEYDASRVHGTRLSAAEVADVSDRLLAMGHDERAAIRVIHPGRVDVLNAGVLVLRRIMERTGLAEVLVSEHDILDGIAWSLA